One Hippoglossus hippoglossus isolate fHipHip1 chromosome 5, fHipHip1.pri, whole genome shotgun sequence genomic window carries:
- the tsen2 gene encoding tRNA-splicing endonuclease subunit Sen2 isoform X2: MQAEFRAPRRRTRVQEEYEAPLPVSRSPRERTDLRAELINLHVLVCQPDHIQKIYNQGYFGKGVLSRARPDHSIFDQWEQHEGSFLPLVSESRYDEMLKWAGAALFAQGLDDEAVSQILTRLSQPVEMEDVRREETSSSYRDPESDPDPLVRGAGFVLVCDSKVGGGVREVRRAPFSLSEYLQLSLEEAFFLVYSLGCLSIYLHQEPLTIIQLWRKFRSLRPDFVSSYAAYHHFRSRGWVPKGGGGAKYGVDLMLYRKGPPFYHASYSVVIERVDDAFIGSALRPFSWRSLAALNRITANVSKELMLCYVIHPAAQSEAELDSPECLRRLKVQDVIISRWVSSRERAEQDDI, from the exons ATGCAGGCGGAGTTTCGGGCTCCTCGGCGCCGGACCCGGGTGCAGGAGGAGTACGAGGCTCCGCTGCCGGTGAGCCGCAGCCCGAGGGAGAGGACCGACCTCCGGGCGGAGCTCATCAACCTGCACGTGTTGGTTTGTCAACCGGACCACATCCAGAAGATCTACAACCAG gGATACTTTGGGAAAGGGGTCTTGTCAAGAGCGAGACCAGACCACAGCATCTTCGACCAATGGGAGC AACACGAAGGTTCGTTTCTACCTCTCGTCTCAGAGTCCAG GTATGATGAGATGCTAAAGTGGGCGGGAGCAGCTCTCTTCGCCCAGGGATTGGACGATGAGGCTGTCAGTCAAATCCTGACGAGGCTCTCTCAGCCTGTAGAGATGGAGgatgtgaggagggaggagacgtCGAG CTCGTACCGGGACCCAGAGTCTGACCCTGATCCTTTGGTTCGAGGTGCTGGTTTTGTCCTGGTCTGTGACAGCAAG GTCGGTGGGGGGGTCAGGGAGGTCAGACGGGCTCCGTTCTCTCTGTCCGAGTACCTGCAACTCAGCCTGGAGGAG GCCTTCTTCCTTGTCTACAGTCTGGGCTGCCTGTCTATCTACCTGCACCAG gaGCCCCTAACAATCATCCAGCTGTGGAGGAAGTTCCGATCCTTGCGCCCTGACTTCGTCAGCTCGTACGCAGCCTATCATCATTTTCGCAGCAGGGGGTGGGTCCCTAAAGGAGGGGGCGGGGCAAAATATGGCGTTGACCTCA tgttGTACAGGAAGGGTCCACCTTTCTACCACGCAag TTACTCGGTGGTAATTGAGCGCGTTGACGATGCATTCATAGGCTCTGCATTGCGTCCGTTTTCGTGGCGTTCTCTTGCCGCTCTCAACAGGATCACTGCCAATGTTTCTAAG GAGCTGATGTTGTGCTACGTCATCCATCCAGCCGCCCAATCAGAGGCTGAACTGGACTCACCTGAGTGTCTGAGGAGATTGAAGGTTCAG GATGTGATCATCAGCCGGTGGGTTTCCTCCAGGGAGCGGGCAGAGCAGGATgacatctga
- the tsen2 gene encoding tRNA-splicing endonuclease subunit Sen2 isoform X1, whose product MQAEFRAPRRRTRVQEEYEAPLPVSRSPRERTDLRAELINLHVLVCQPDHIQKIYNQGYFGKGVLSRARPDHSIFDQWEQHEGSFLPLVSESRYDEMLKWAGAALFAQGLDDEAVSQILTRLSQPVEMEDVRREETSRSVVEPDVKSSCSSYRDPESDPDPLVRGAGFVLVCDSKVGGGVREVRRAPFSLSEYLQLSLEEAFFLVYSLGCLSIYLHQEPLTIIQLWRKFRSLRPDFVSSYAAYHHFRSRGWVPKGGGGAKYGVDLMLYRKGPPFYHASYSVVIERVDDAFIGSALRPFSWRSLAALNRITANVSKELMLCYVIHPAAQSEAELDSPECLRRLKVQDVIISRWVSSRERAEQDDI is encoded by the exons ATGCAGGCGGAGTTTCGGGCTCCTCGGCGCCGGACCCGGGTGCAGGAGGAGTACGAGGCTCCGCTGCCGGTGAGCCGCAGCCCGAGGGAGAGGACCGACCTCCGGGCGGAGCTCATCAACCTGCACGTGTTGGTTTGTCAACCGGACCACATCCAGAAGATCTACAACCAG gGATACTTTGGGAAAGGGGTCTTGTCAAGAGCGAGACCAGACCACAGCATCTTCGACCAATGGGAGC AACACGAAGGTTCGTTTCTACCTCTCGTCTCAGAGTCCAG GTATGATGAGATGCTAAAGTGGGCGGGAGCAGCTCTCTTCGCCCAGGGATTGGACGATGAGGCTGTCAGTCAAATCCTGACGAGGCTCTCTCAGCCTGTAGAGATGGAGgatgtgaggagggaggagacgtCGAGGTCAGTGGTCGAGCCGGACGTtaagagcagctgcag CTCGTACCGGGACCCAGAGTCTGACCCTGATCCTTTGGTTCGAGGTGCTGGTTTTGTCCTGGTCTGTGACAGCAAG GTCGGTGGGGGGGTCAGGGAGGTCAGACGGGCTCCGTTCTCTCTGTCCGAGTACCTGCAACTCAGCCTGGAGGAG GCCTTCTTCCTTGTCTACAGTCTGGGCTGCCTGTCTATCTACCTGCACCAG gaGCCCCTAACAATCATCCAGCTGTGGAGGAAGTTCCGATCCTTGCGCCCTGACTTCGTCAGCTCGTACGCAGCCTATCATCATTTTCGCAGCAGGGGGTGGGTCCCTAAAGGAGGGGGCGGGGCAAAATATGGCGTTGACCTCA tgttGTACAGGAAGGGTCCACCTTTCTACCACGCAag TTACTCGGTGGTAATTGAGCGCGTTGACGATGCATTCATAGGCTCTGCATTGCGTCCGTTTTCGTGGCGTTCTCTTGCCGCTCTCAACAGGATCACTGCCAATGTTTCTAAG GAGCTGATGTTGTGCTACGTCATCCATCCAGCCGCCCAATCAGAGGCTGAACTGGACTCACCTGAGTGTCTGAGGAGATTGAAGGTTCAG GATGTGATCATCAGCCGGTGGGTTTCCTCCAGGGAGCGGGCAGAGCAGGATgacatctga